A single region of the Serinus canaria isolate serCan28SL12 chromosome 1, serCan2020, whole genome shotgun sequence genome encodes:
- the MED14 gene encoding mediator of RNA polymerase II transcription subunit 14, whose product MAPVQLESAQLVPAGPASAPAPPAPGAVTAAASPGYRLSTLIEFLLHRTYAELTVLADLLPRKTDMERKIEIVQFASRTRQLFVRLLALVKWANNAGKVEKCAMISSFLDQQAILFVDTADRLASLARDALVHARLPSFAIPYAIDVLTTGSYPRLPTCIRDKIIPPDPITKSEKQTTLHQLNQILRHRLVTTDLPPQLANLTVANGRVKFRVEGEFEATLTVMGDDPDIPWRLLKLEILVEDKETGDGRALVHSMQINFIHQLVQSRLFADEKPLQDMYNCLHSFCLALQLEVLHSQTLMLIRERWGDLVQVERYHAGKCLSLSVWNQQVLGRKTGTASVHKVTIKIDETDVSKPLQISHEPPLPACDSKLMERAMKIDHLSIEKLLIDSVHARSHQKLQELKAILKSYNVNDNSFIETALPTLVIPILEPCGRSECLHVFVDLHSGMFQLMLYGVDQLTLDDIEKSVNDDMKRIIPWLQQLKFWLGQQRCKQSIKHLPTVSSETLQLANYASHPVGNLSKHKLFIKLTRLPQYYIVVEMFDVPGNPTELEYKYHFLSVSYAEGDDSPATALLLQQFKPNIEELVLDTKSGKQMKSGVKRKLSGDPCSIEPKKPKRSGEMCAFNKVLAHIVAMCDTNMPFIGLRIELSNMDIPHQGVQVEGDGFSHAIRLLKIPPCKGVNEETQKALDRSLLDCTFRLQGRNNRTWVAELVFANCPLNSTSSREQGPTRHVYLTYENQLSEPVGGRKVVEMFLNDWNSIARLYECVLEFARSLPDIPNHLNVFSEVRIYNYRKLILCYGTTKGSSISIQWNSILQKFHISLGTVGPNSGCSNCHNTILHQLQEMFNKTPNVMQLLQVLFDTQAPLNAINKLPTVPMLGLTQRTNTAYQCFSILPQSPTHIRLAFRNMYCIDIYCRSRGVVAIRDGAYSLFDNSKIVEGFYPAPGLKTFLNMFVDSNQDARRRSVNEDDNPPSPIGGDMMDSLISQLQPQQPPQQPQQQPFAKQAGASGAYPLTSPPTSYHNTVTPSPSMMHTQSPGNLHAASSPSGALRAPSPASFGPTPSPSSLGITMGQTANFASPHGTIDPSSPYTMMSPSQRAGNWPGSPQVSGPSPAARMPGMSPANPSLHSPVPDASHSPRAGTSSQVMPTSMPPPRKLPQRSWAASIPTILTHSALNILLLPSPTPGLVPGLAGSYLCSPLERFLGSVIMRRHLQRIIQQETLQLINSNEPGVIMFKTEALKCRVALNPKTNQTLQLKVTPENTGQWKSEELQVLEKFFETRVAGPPFKANTLIAFTKLLGAPTHILRDCVHIMKLELFPDQASQLKWNVQFCLTIPPSAPPIAPPGTPAVVLKSKMLFFLQLTQKTTVPQEAVSIIVPIIYDMASGTTQQADIPRQQNSSVAAPMMVSNILKRFAELNSPRPGECTIFAAVRDLMVNLTLPPGGRP is encoded by the exons ATGATATCAAGTTTCTTAGATCAGCAAGCCATCCTGTTTGTGGATACTGCTGATCGTCTGGCATCGCTGGCTCGAGATGCTTTGGTTCATGCTCGGCTGCCCAGCTTTGCCATCCCATATGCAATTGATGTTCTGACAACTGGATCTTACCCTCGGCTGCCCACCTGCATTAGG GATAAAATAATCCCTCCTGACCCAATAACAAAGAGTGAGAAGCAAACTACACTTCATCAGCTAAACCAGATCCTTCGCCATCGACTCGTGACTACAGATCTCCCTCCACAGCTGGCAAATCTTACAGTTG CCAATGGCCGTGTGAAGTTCCGAGTTGAGGGTGAGTTTGAGGCCACCTTGACAGTGATGGGTGATGACCCTGACATCCCCTGGCGCCTTCTCAAGCTGGAAATTTTGGTTGAAGACAAGGAAACTGgtg ATGGTCGAGCCTTGGTTCACAGCATGCAGATCAACTTCATCCATCAGTTGGTCCAGTCCCGGCTGTTTGCTGATGAGAAGCCCCTCCAGGACATGTACAACTGCTTAC ACTCCTTCTGCCTGGCTCTTCAGCTGGAAGTCTTGCATTCACAAACACTAATGCTGATCCGAGAGCGCTGGGGTGACCTTGTGCAAGTGGAGCGGTACCATGCAGGGAAATGTCTCTCACTCTCTGTTTGGAA tcAACAGGTACTTGGCAGGAAAACAGGGACTGCCTCTGTCCATAAAGTCACTATAAAAATTGATGAAACTGATGTCTCAAAACCCTTACAAATATCTCATGAGCCTCCACTGCCAGCCTGTGATTCCAAACTGATGGAGAGAGCCATGAAG ATTGACCATCTATCAATAGAAAAACTCCTAATTGACAGTGTCCATGCAAGATCTCATCAAAAACTCCAGGAGCTGAAAGCCATTCTTAAGAGCTACAATGTTAATGACAATT CATTCATTGAGACGGCTCTCCCAACTCTTGTAATTCCAATTTTGGAACCATGTGGTCGATCAGAGTGCCTGCATGTATTTGTTGATCTCCACTCTGGAATGTTCCAGCTGATGCTGTATGGTGTTG ATCAGCTGACACTAGATGACATAGAGAAGTCTGTTAATGATGATATGAAGCGTATCATTCCTTGGCTTCAGCAGCTCAA GTTCTGGCTTGGACAGCAGCGCTGCAAACAGTCTATAAAACATCTGCCTACAGTGAGCAGTGAAACTCTTCAGCTAGCTAATTATGCCAGCCACCCAGTGGGAAACCTTTCCAAACACAAACTGTTCATCAAACTCACTCGCCTTCCCCAGTACTACATT GTTGTAGAAATGTTTGATGTTCCTGGCAACCCCACAGAGCTAGAGTACAAGTACCATTTTCTGTCTGTGAGCTATGCTGAAGGAGATGACAGCCCTGCCACTGCACTTTTACTACAGCAGTTCAAACCAAACATTGAAGAGTTGGTACTGGACACAAAAAGTGgcaaacaaatgaaaagtgGTGTCAAGCGCAAG tTATCTGGAGATCCATGTTCCATAGAACCCAAGAAACCAAAACGGTCGGGAGAAATGTGTGCCTTCAATAAAGTGCTAGCTCATATTGTAGCCATGTGTGATACAAATATGCCCTTTATAGGGCTTCGGATAGAG TTATCCAATATGGACATTCCTCACCAGGGAGTACAAGTAGAAGGAGATGGCTTCAGCCATGCAATACGTCTATTAAA AATTCCTCCCTGTAAAGGTGTAAACGAGGAAACGCAGAAGGCTCTGGACCGATCTCTTCTTGATTGCACTTTCCGACTACAAGGTAGAAATAATCGCACGTGGGTGGCTGAGCTGGTGTTTGCAAACTGCCCACTGAACAGCACTTCATCCAGGGAACAAG GACCAACCCGTCACGTTTACCTGACATATGAAAACCAGTTGTCTGAACCAGTTGGAGGTCGCAAGGTGGTCGAGATGTTCCTCAACGACTGGAACAGTATTGCTCGGCTGTATGAATGTGTCCTGGAGTTTGCACGGTCCTTACCAG ACATCCCCAACCACTTAAACGTTTTCTCAGAAGTTCGGATCTACAACTACCGAAAACTTATCCTTTGTTACGGAACTACAAAGGGGAGCTCA ATCAGCATTCAGTGGAACTCCATCCTCCAGAAGTTCCATATTTCACTGGGAACAGTTGGCCCAAACTCAGGTTGCAGTAACTGTCACAACACAATTCTGCACCAGCTCCAGGAGATGTTTAATAAGACGCCAAACGTGATGCAGTTGTTACAG GTTTTGTTTGACACTCAGGCTCCACTAAATGCCATCAACAAACTCCCGACCGTGCCCATGCTGGGGCTGACCCAGCGCACCAACACTGCCTACCAGTGCTTCTCCATCCTGCCCCAGTCCCCCACGCACATCAGGCTGGCCTTCAGGAACATGTACTGCATCGACATCTACTGCCGCAGCCGCGGCGTGGTGGCCATTCGCGACGGCGCCTACAGCCTCTTCGACAACAGCAAAATCGTGGAGGGCTTTTACCCCGCCCCTGGGCTAAAG ACATTCCTGAACATGTTTGTTGACAGCAACCAGGATGCACGGAGACGATCTGTAAATGAAGATGATAACCCACCCTCTCCTATCGGAGGGGACATGATGGATTCTTTGATATCACAGCTCCAAccccagcagccaccacagcagccaCAACAACAG CCATTTGCAAAACAGGCAGGAGCCTCAGGAGCATATCCTCTCACCTCACCACCCACCTCCTACCACAACACAGTGACACCCTCCCCTTCCATGATGCACACACAGTCACCAG GAAATTTGCATGCTGCAAGCTCACCTAGCGGGGCTTTAAGAGCACCATCACCAGCATCCTTTGGTCCAACTCCTTCACCTTCCTCTCTTGGAATCACAATGGGACAAACAGCTAACTTTGCCAGCCCACATG GTACCATAGACCCAAGCTCACCATACACCATGATGTCACCCAGTCAACGTGCAGGGAATTGGCCGGGATCTCCCCAGGTCTCTGGTCCATCACCAGCAGCACGGATGCCTGGAATGTCACCAGCCAACCCTTCCCTTCATTCACCTGTCCCTGATGCCTCTCATTCCCCACGAGCTGGAACAA GTTCCCAAGTCATGCCAACAAGCATGCCTCCACCTCGGAAACTACCTCAGCGCTCTTGGGCTGCATCCATTCCTACAATCCTCACCCACAGTGCCTTGAATattctgctcctgccctctcctACCCCTGGGCTTGTGCCAGGACTAGCTGGCAGCTATCTGTGCTCCCCTCTTGAGCGATTCCTTGGGTCAGTGATTATGAGGAGGCATCTTCAGAGGATCATTCAACAGGAAACG CTACAGTTAATAAACTCCAATGAACCAGGTGTCATTATGTTTAAGACAGAGGCACTGAAATGCAGGGTTGCTCTCAATCCCAAAACCAACCAGACCTTGCAGCTGAAAGTAACACCTGAAAATACAGGACAATGGAAATCAGAGGAGTTACAGGTTTTGGAGAAGTTCTTTGAAACAAGG GTTGCAGGACCACCTTTTAAAGCAAACACCCTGATAGCCTTCACCAAGTTACTAGGGGCTCCCACGCACATCCTCAGGGACTGTGTACACATCATGAAATTGGAGCTG TTCCCTGATCAGGCAAGTCAGCTGAAATGGAACGTGCAGTTTTGTTTAACAATCCCTCCCAGCGCTCCACCAATTGCGCCTCCAGGAACACCTGCTGTTGTGCTGAAATCCAAAATGTTGTTTTTT CTTCAGCtaacacagaaaacaacagTCCCACAGGAAGCTGTTAGTATTATTGTCCCAATTATTTATGATATGGCTTCGGGTACAACGCAACAGGCTGACAttcccaggcagcagaactCTTCTGTTGCTGCTCCAATGATGGTTAGCAATATTCTAAAGAGGTTTGCTGAACTGAATTCACCACGACCAG GTGAATGCACAATATTTGCAGCCGTTCGTGATTTGATGGTTAATCTTACGCTGCCCCCTGGGGGGCGTCCCTAG